The Mytilus trossulus isolate FHL-02 chromosome 13, PNRI_Mtr1.1.1.hap1, whole genome shotgun sequence genome has a segment encoding these proteins:
- the LOC134694163 gene encoding uncharacterized protein LOC134694163, which yields MYSVVCYKPGIFDESMSSVVCYKPGIFDESMSSVVCYKPGIFGESLSCVVCYNPGIFGDSLSSAVCYETGIFDESMSSAVCYKPGIFDESMSCVVCYKPGIFDESMSSVVCYKAGIFGESMSSVVCYKHGIFDESMSSVVCYKPGIFDESMSSVVCYKPGIFDESMSCVVCYNPGIFGESLSSTVCYETGIFDESMSSAVCYKPGIFIESMSSAV from the coding sequence ATGTATAGTGTAGTATGTTATAAGCCTGGTATATTTGATGAGTCAATGTCTAGTGTAGTATGTTATAAGCCTGGTATATTTGATGAATCAATGTCTAGTGTAGTATGTTATAAGCCTGGTATATTTGGTGAATCACTGTCTTGTGTAGTatgttataatcctggtatctttggtgACTCACTATCTAGTGCAGTATGTTATGAGACTGGTATATTTGATGAATCAATGTCTAGTGCAGTAtgttataagcctggtatctttgatgagtcaATGTCTTGTGTAGTAtgttataagcctggtatctttgatgagtcaATGTCTAGTGTAGTATGTTATAAGGCTGGTATCTTTGGTGAATCAATGTCTAGTGTAGTATGTTATAAGCATGGTATATTTGATGAGTCAATGTCTAGTGTAGTATGTTATAAGCCTGGTATATTTGATGAATCAATGTCTAGTGTAGTATGTTATAAGCCTGGTATATTTGATGAATCAATGTCTTGTGTAGTatgttataatcctggtatctttggtgAATCACTGTCTAGTACAGTATGTTATGAGACTGGTATATTTGATGAATCAATGTCTAGTGCAGTAtgttataagcctggtatctttatTGAATCAATGTCTAGTGCAGTATGA